The following are from one region of the Mycolicibacterium helvum genome:
- a CDS encoding SDR family NAD(P)-dependent oxidoreductase produces MASDYRGVTALVTGSSKGLGKALALELARRGARLILVARSAAQLGEVATEIRQRYGNQDTEVIVGDLIAPGGPQRILAELHDRGLTVDLLVNNAGAGGAGAFLRRPLDGQLRSVELNVNALLSLTHAIGGELIARGSGGIINVSSVAGFQPMPFQATYAASKAFVLSFSESLAEELRGSGVRVMACHPGPIDTGFFDGTTATMQPNADAPQRIAARTLDDFAKGRVASYPGGRQYRAVTWLGRVLPRVATARFTGTVNRRQHFDEVVDLA; encoded by the coding sequence ATGGCATCCGACTACCGCGGAGTCACCGCACTCGTGACGGGCTCATCCAAGGGGCTGGGCAAGGCGCTCGCGCTGGAGCTGGCGCGGCGCGGAGCCCGACTGATCCTGGTGGCCCGATCGGCAGCCCAGTTGGGCGAGGTTGCGACCGAGATTCGGCAGCGGTACGGCAACCAGGACACCGAGGTGATCGTCGGTGACCTGATCGCTCCCGGGGGTCCGCAACGGATCCTCGCCGAACTGCACGACCGCGGCCTGACCGTCGACCTCTTGGTCAACAACGCCGGCGCCGGTGGGGCGGGCGCATTCCTGCGCCGACCACTCGATGGCCAACTCCGCAGTGTCGAACTCAATGTCAATGCTCTGCTTTCGCTCACCCACGCCATCGGTGGCGAGCTGATCGCCCGCGGCTCCGGCGGCATCATCAACGTCTCGTCGGTCGCGGGGTTTCAGCCGATGCCGTTTCAGGCGACCTACGCGGCGAGCAAGGCGTTCGTGTTGTCCTTCAGCGAATCTTTGGCCGAGGAGTTGCGAGGCAGCGGCGTGCGCGTCATGGCCTGCCACCCCGGCCCGATCGACACCGGCTTCTTCGACGGCACCACAGCCACCATGCAACCCAATGCCGATGCACCACAGCGGATTGCAGCGCGAACGCTGGACGACTTCGCCAAGGGCCGGGTGGCGTCCTACCCCGGCGGCCGCCAGTACCGTGCTGTTACGTGGCTTGGTCGCGTGCTGCCGCGCGTCGCCACGGCGCGGTTCACCGGCACGGTCAACCGACGACAGCACTTCGACGAGGTGGTCGACCTCGCCTAG
- a CDS encoding universal stress protein — protein sequence MTTAAHEQPVVVGIDGSDTALGAARWAAEFATKHALPLTLLHAIPRLDWHFASAADAAAGLEGNGDAALAAAEAVVRSAYPGLAIRTATVKGAVATTLADASQSARLLAVGTGASDHRALGGHVVRTVHRSHCPVVVWRAPVARRTGKPLPVVVGVDESEASGRALAEAFEIARALHAQLTVVHMWEIDAAVGMGDLGGLGNMDWPLLDMLQTQQRQRIDELVEPLAAKYPNAHVIKVFQDISPAKGLTDLSREAQLVVVGSHGRGRLADSFLGSVGQNLIHHAECPVLVVR from the coding sequence ATGACTACCGCAGCCCATGAGCAGCCCGTCGTCGTCGGTATTGACGGATCGGATACCGCCCTCGGCGCTGCCCGGTGGGCCGCAGAGTTCGCGACCAAACATGCTCTTCCGCTGACATTGCTGCACGCGATCCCGCGGTTGGACTGGCATTTCGCCAGCGCTGCTGACGCAGCCGCCGGCCTTGAGGGAAACGGCGACGCGGCACTTGCCGCGGCCGAGGCAGTCGTGCGGTCGGCGTATCCCGGTCTTGCGATCCGCACGGCGACGGTCAAGGGCGCGGTCGCGACGACGCTCGCTGATGCCTCACAATCTGCCCGCCTGTTGGCGGTGGGCACCGGTGCGTCGGACCATCGCGCGTTGGGCGGACACGTCGTGCGAACTGTCCATCGGTCCCACTGCCCCGTCGTGGTCTGGCGAGCCCCCGTCGCCAGGCGGACCGGCAAGCCGTTGCCCGTCGTTGTCGGTGTCGATGAGTCCGAGGCGTCTGGCCGCGCGCTCGCGGAGGCATTCGAGATCGCCCGGGCGTTGCACGCGCAGCTGACGGTGGTGCACATGTGGGAGATCGACGCGGCGGTTGGCATGGGCGATCTCGGCGGCCTGGGCAACATGGACTGGCCGTTACTCGACATGTTGCAGACCCAGCAACGCCAGCGGATCGACGAGCTGGTTGAACCGCTGGCCGCGAAGTACCCAAACGCCCACGTGATCAAGGTCTTTCAGGACATCAGCCCGGCGAAAGGGCTCACCGATCTGTCGCGGGAGGCTCAGCTGGTGGTGGTGGGCAGCCACGGCCGCGGAAGACTCGCCGACTCGTTCCTCGGCTCAGTCGGCCAGAACCTGATTCATCACGCCGAGTGCCCGGTGCTCGTGGTCCGGTAG
- a CDS encoding CIA30 family protein — MSTGPIAGADEPTAGQAILVDLGDPNAVATWTTVNDPVMGGRSSSTVTFGDGGLVFSGDISLDNNGGFAISAITSR; from the coding sequence GTGAGCACCGGACCCATCGCAGGGGCAGACGAGCCGACAGCCGGGCAAGCAATTCTCGTCGACCTCGGTGATCCCAACGCGGTAGCCACCTGGACAACGGTGAACGACCCCGTCATGGGTGGCCGGTCCTCATCGACGGTGACATTCGGGGACGGTGGCCTGGTGTTCTCGGGCGACATCTCGCTGGACAACAACGGCGGATTCGCCATCAGTGCCATCACCTCACGGTGA
- a CDS encoding pyridoxamine 5'-phosphate oxidase family protein, producing the protein MPRKLSDEEVEAYLDSHPGWAVLSTIDKDGFPHSVPLGYFRLGRDIIMGVRDGTRKVANIESNPHASVLLEDGSTMADIRGVLLQGLARIVRESSEALELAREGARARGVPEADWPTEPRPGATYIRMTPVRTLSWDYGASPSD; encoded by the coding sequence ATGCCAAGAAAACTCAGTGATGAAGAAGTCGAGGCCTATCTTGATAGCCACCCGGGCTGGGCGGTGCTGAGCACCATCGACAAGGACGGATTTCCGCATTCGGTACCCCTTGGATACTTTCGCCTTGGCCGCGACATCATCATGGGTGTGCGAGATGGGACTCGCAAAGTTGCCAACATCGAAAGCAACCCGCATGCCAGTGTCTTGCTCGAAGACGGCTCTACCATGGCCGATATCCGGGGAGTGCTGCTCCAAGGTCTCGCCCGTATCGTTCGCGAATCAAGCGAAGCACTTGAGCTCGCGCGGGAAGGTGCTCGGGCGCGGGGCGTGCCGGAGGCCGACTGGCCCACCGAGCCCAGACCGGGTGCCACCTACATCCGCATGACGCCCGTCAGAACACTGTCATGGGATTACGGAGCCTCGCCGTCGGACTAG
- a CDS encoding MmpS family transport accessory protein: MQRVSIGRRLSKRWMLLVAVVVVAVAGFAVYRLHGIFGSQDVTSTPSGAGNDIVAFNPKHVVMEVFGPPGTVATVTYTDVNAQPQRADNVTLPWAYDTTTTQPAVFVNVTAQGDSASLGCRIKIDDVVKDERTVNTLNAFTYCLDKSG, encoded by the coding sequence ATGCAGCGGGTTTCGATCGGTCGCCGATTGAGCAAACGCTGGATGCTGCTGGTCGCGGTGGTCGTCGTCGCGGTGGCCGGCTTCGCGGTGTACCGCCTGCACGGCATCTTCGGCTCCCAAGACGTCACGTCCACCCCCAGCGGCGCGGGCAACGACATCGTCGCGTTCAACCCCAAGCACGTGGTCATGGAGGTTTTCGGTCCGCCGGGCACCGTCGCGACCGTCACCTACACCGACGTCAACGCCCAACCACAGCGCGCTGACAACGTCACGCTGCCCTGGGCCTACGACACCACCACCACCCAGCCGGCGGTCTTCGTCAACGTCACCGCCCAGGGCGACAGCGCCTCGCTCGGCTGCCGCATCAAGATCGACGACGTCGTCAAAGACGAGCGGACCGTCAACACCCTGAACGCCTTCACCTACTGCCTGGACAAGTCCGGATGA
- a CDS encoding arylsulfatase, whose amino-acid sequence MTRPNFLVIVADDLGFSDIGAFGGEINTPNLDRLAHAGIRLTDFHSAPACSPTRAMLLTGTDHHVAGIGTMLEMAAPDFRGAPGYEGYLNDRVVALPELLRDAGYQTLMAGKWHLGNTIDRSPWARGFDRSFALLPAGASHYGTRSGGGFSAVPTIFTEDDQFVTVGEDFYSSDTYTDKLLQYLRERPQGPEGRPFFAYLPFQAPHWPLQAPRETIAAYHGRYDAGPDALREERLTALTRMGLCPTDIEPHPVVADGAPEWADMTDEERAVSARTMEVYAAMVDRMDWNIGRVIDYLDSTGELDNTVVIFLSDNGAEGTIVEAMPLRGAGIAAFVAKHCDNSLDNLGGPTSYTWYGPRWAQAATAPSRLHKAFTSEGGIRVVGFVTWPGFSRQGEIGTAFTTAMDIAPTVLELAGAEHPGTEYRGREVEPMRGRSMVPYLSGQTDTVHDADTGTGWELFGRRAIRQGDWKALHLPAPYGTGTWQLYDLSRDPGEVDDLAASRPDKLADLLELWDRYVEENGVIIGPVSLFEIDAEAL is encoded by the coding sequence GTGACTCGTCCCAACTTCCTGGTCATCGTGGCCGACGACCTCGGGTTCTCCGACATCGGCGCCTTCGGCGGCGAAATCAACACTCCCAACCTGGACCGCCTGGCCCATGCGGGTATCAGGCTGACCGATTTCCATTCCGCTCCGGCCTGCTCGCCGACGCGGGCGATGTTGCTGACCGGAACCGATCACCACGTCGCCGGAATCGGCACCATGCTCGAGATGGCTGCCCCGGATTTCCGCGGCGCCCCCGGCTACGAGGGGTATCTGAACGACCGGGTCGTGGCGCTGCCGGAACTGCTGCGCGACGCCGGTTACCAGACCCTCATGGCGGGCAAGTGGCATCTGGGCAACACCATCGACCGATCTCCGTGGGCACGGGGATTCGACCGCTCCTTCGCCCTGTTGCCGGCCGGAGCCAGCCATTACGGCACCCGCTCGGGCGGTGGGTTCTCTGCCGTCCCAACGATATTCACCGAAGACGATCAGTTCGTCACGGTAGGGGAGGACTTCTACTCGTCGGATACCTATACCGACAAGCTGCTGCAGTACCTGCGCGAACGTCCCCAGGGCCCGGAGGGCCGGCCCTTCTTCGCCTACCTGCCCTTCCAGGCGCCGCACTGGCCGCTGCAGGCTCCGCGGGAAACCATCGCCGCGTACCACGGCCGCTACGACGCCGGACCGGACGCACTGCGCGAGGAGCGGCTGACTGCGCTCACACGAATGGGCCTGTGCCCAACCGACATCGAGCCGCATCCGGTGGTGGCCGACGGCGCCCCCGAATGGGCGGACATGACCGACGAGGAGCGCGCCGTGTCCGCCCGCACCATGGAGGTCTACGCCGCCATGGTGGACAGGATGGACTGGAACATCGGCCGGGTGATCGACTACCTCGACAGCACCGGCGAGCTCGACAACACGGTCGTGATCTTCCTGTCGGACAACGGCGCGGAGGGAACGATCGTCGAGGCGATGCCGCTGCGCGGCGCCGGAATCGCCGCATTCGTCGCGAAACACTGTGACAACAGCCTGGATAACCTCGGCGGTCCCACCTCCTACACCTGGTACGGCCCGCGTTGGGCGCAGGCCGCCACCGCGCCGTCGCGGCTGCACAAAGCCTTCACCAGCGAGGGCGGTATCCGGGTGGTGGGCTTTGTTACCTGGCCGGGCTTTTCCCGGCAGGGGGAGATCGGCACGGCGTTCACCACCGCCATGGACATCGCCCCGACCGTGCTGGAGCTCGCCGGCGCCGAGCATCCCGGTACCGAGTACCGGGGCCGGGAGGTCGAGCCGATGCGCGGCCGATCAATGGTGCCCTACCTGTCCGGACAGACGGACACGGTGCACGATGCCGACACCGGTACCGGGTGGGAGTTGTTCGGCCGCCGCGCTATTCGCCAGGGCGATTGGAAGGCGCTGCATCTGCCCGCGCCCTACGGCACGGGCACCTGGCAGCTCTATGACCTTTCACGCGATCCCGGCGAGGTGGACGACCTGGCCGCCTCCCGGCCCGACAAACTGGCCGACTTGCTCGAGCTGTGGGACCGCTACGTGGAGGAGAACGGCGTGATCATCGGGCCCGTGTCGCTCTTCGAGATCGACGCGGAGGCGCTGTGA
- a CDS encoding phospholipase D-like domain-containing protein: MGTDESAAETPLLVPGDTCWRSAEADRFAAIIDGADYLRHVKAAMLGAHQRIIIIGWDLDYRTAFERGEQTLDGPNQLGLLLHWLLWKRGGLEVYLLKSNLRLLPAFDGFWFGVAPVRLLNQFTSARLHFAVDGAHPTGAVHHQKIVVIDDTMAFCGGLDLTLGRWDSSEHLPTDPCRNGPGDAYGPRHEVAAAVDGAAAKVLAMQACDRWEAATGRALPPLGDPPPAWPDGLSPGLRNVEVGVARTLPALPERSEVREVESLDLAGIAAARDVIYLENQYFAARGIAEALAERLREPDGPEVVIILPRSSESRLEQESMDSARERLFRILKEADAHGRLGVYWPVAGGGVSVYVHSKVMVIDDRLLRIGSSNFNNRSLGFDSECDVAIEAGPAQTGSAAVHREILWTRDRLVSEHLGVSVEEFRDQMGPSGTFLHAVEALRGTGRSLRTLTETMVAKDASPFAENDLMDPDHVPPSIAQSAFTLLESVALWPLRHSIIAPLYRRLRDL; this comes from the coding sequence GTGGGTACCGACGAGTCAGCGGCCGAGACGCCGCTGCTGGTGCCAGGAGACACCTGCTGGCGTTCGGCGGAAGCAGACCGATTCGCGGCCATCATCGACGGTGCCGACTACCTGCGGCATGTGAAGGCCGCGATGCTGGGGGCTCACCAGCGGATCATCATCATCGGCTGGGACCTGGATTACCGCACCGCCTTCGAACGTGGCGAGCAGACGCTGGACGGCCCTAATCAACTCGGCCTGTTGCTGCATTGGCTGTTGTGGAAGCGCGGCGGGTTGGAGGTGTACCTCTTGAAGTCCAATCTTCGCCTCCTGCCTGCTTTCGACGGTTTCTGGTTCGGTGTTGCGCCGGTGCGTCTGCTCAACCAATTCACTTCGGCTCGCTTGCATTTCGCCGTCGACGGCGCGCACCCGACCGGTGCGGTGCACCACCAGAAGATCGTGGTCATCGACGACACCATGGCGTTCTGCGGTGGCCTGGACTTGACGCTCGGGCGTTGGGATAGCTCTGAGCATCTGCCAACCGACCCTTGCAGGAACGGGCCAGGGGACGCATATGGACCTCGGCACGAGGTCGCTGCTGCGGTAGACGGTGCGGCCGCGAAAGTGCTTGCCATGCAAGCGTGCGACCGGTGGGAGGCGGCAACTGGGCGAGCACTGCCGCCACTCGGTGATCCACCGCCGGCTTGGCCCGACGGGCTTTCGCCTGGCCTGCGCAACGTCGAGGTGGGGGTCGCACGTACCCTTCCCGCGCTGCCCGAGCGCAGCGAAGTACGCGAGGTCGAGTCACTCGATCTCGCAGGAATTGCCGCCGCGCGCGATGTCATCTACCTAGAGAACCAATACTTCGCGGCCCGCGGAATCGCCGAGGCTCTTGCCGAGCGGCTGCGCGAGCCGGACGGTCCTGAAGTCGTGATCATTCTGCCACGGAGCTCCGAGAGCCGGCTGGAGCAGGAATCGATGGACAGCGCCCGAGAGCGGCTCTTCCGAATACTCAAGGAAGCAGACGCGCATGGGCGGCTGGGCGTCTACTGGCCTGTCGCGGGTGGCGGGGTGTCGGTCTACGTGCACTCGAAGGTCATGGTGATCGATGACCGGCTGCTTCGCATCGGCTCGTCCAACTTCAACAACAGGTCGCTGGGCTTCGACAGTGAATGCGATGTGGCGATCGAAGCTGGGCCCGCGCAGACGGGTTCTGCTGCGGTCCACCGCGAAATCCTTTGGACGCGAGACAGGCTCGTCTCCGAGCACCTAGGGGTGTCCGTCGAGGAATTCCGCGATCAGATGGGTCCTAGTGGGACCTTCCTGCACGCTGTCGAAGCGTTGCGAGGCACCGGCCGTTCACTGCGGACGCTGACCGAGACGATGGTGGCCAAGGACGCGAGCCCGTTTGCGGAAAATGACCTGATGGATCCCGACCATGTGCCGCCGTCCATCGCGCAGAGCGCCTTCACGCTCCTCGAGTCGGTGGCGCTGTGGCCGCTGCGGCATTCGATTATCGCGCCGCTGTACCGGCGGCTTCGCGATTTGTGA
- a CDS encoding lycopene cyclase family protein has translation MDVLVVGGGPAGSALAGACARRGLVTGLLDPSPAQPWTATYGMWSRELPDDLPESVVAARAAGRAIAVTEHRLGWEYAVLDVPALQTHLAGQLAGVRIHSGRAVGSPEAGVVALADGSWLRASVVVDAGGRARPLDPAARYGTPAEQTAYGLVVDEETAAPFTGPGEALFMDWRRDHGEDGWATFLYAVPLGEGRTLLEETSLARRPGLPLSTLRRRLHARLAHHGVRLPDEARSEKVSFRVDHPRHRGAGVLGFGAAAPLIHPATGFSIAASLHLAPRVATAVATHLADGPKRALAEARETVWPVGARAVHRVRRIGLEALLRMPPADLPAFFEQFFTLPEAHRWTYLTARDDIHGTLAAMGCLFRSSKGRLRRQLVIPALLPPLPTNEVAGP, from the coding sequence ATGGATGTCTTGGTAGTCGGCGGCGGACCGGCCGGGTCGGCGCTCGCCGGCGCCTGCGCTCGGCGGGGGCTGGTCACCGGTCTGCTCGACCCATCGCCGGCACAGCCGTGGACGGCGACCTATGGCATGTGGAGCCGGGAGCTGCCCGACGACCTGCCGGAATCTGTGGTTGCCGCCCGAGCCGCTGGACGGGCGATCGCGGTTACGGAGCACCGGCTGGGATGGGAGTACGCCGTACTCGACGTCCCCGCACTGCAGACCCACCTCGCCGGTCAACTGGCCGGGGTGCGCATCCACTCCGGACGGGCGGTCGGATCCCCGGAGGCCGGGGTCGTTGCCCTAGCCGACGGCTCCTGGTTGCGCGCGTCGGTCGTCGTCGACGCCGGGGGTCGCGCCCGGCCGTTGGACCCGGCCGCGCGATACGGGACCCCCGCCGAACAGACGGCGTACGGGTTGGTCGTCGACGAGGAGACTGCCGCACCGTTTACCGGTCCCGGCGAGGCACTGTTCATGGATTGGCGCCGCGACCACGGAGAGGACGGGTGGGCGACCTTTCTCTATGCCGTTCCGCTCGGTGAAGGCCGGACGCTGCTCGAGGAGACCTCGCTGGCACGCCGGCCCGGGCTGCCCCTGTCGACACTGCGTCGGCGGTTGCATGCCCGGCTCGCCCATCACGGTGTCCGACTACCCGACGAGGCGCGCAGCGAGAAGGTTTCGTTTCGCGTGGACCATCCACGGCACCGGGGAGCGGGGGTGCTCGGCTTCGGTGCCGCCGCGCCGTTGATCCATCCGGCCACCGGATTCAGCATCGCCGCCTCGCTCCACCTGGCCCCGAGAGTCGCCACCGCCGTCGCCACACATCTGGCCGACGGGCCGAAGCGGGCCCTGGCCGAAGCCCGGGAGACGGTGTGGCCGGTCGGGGCGCGGGCTGTGCACCGGGTGCGACGGATCGGCCTGGAGGCGTTACTGCGAATGCCGCCAGCAGATCTGCCCGCGTTCTTCGAGCAGTTCTTCACCCTGCCCGAGGCGCACCGCTGGACCTACCTCACCGCCCGCGACGACATCCACGGCACCCTGGCCGCGATGGGTTGCCTCTTCCGGTCGTCCAAGGGACGGTTGCGTCGTCAGTTGGTGATCCCCGCACTGCTTCCCCCGCTGCCCACCAATGAGGTGGCCGGTCCGTAG
- a CDS encoding oxygenase MpaB family protein, whose protein sequence is MTVTGQRPQLLLEDVDFNRRDHPDRPLRPIPPGRDHFADQWRHMREFIFGEWIDIDKELEPSDLTRIRDDYFWQRDELMIGAVEAFERLGYEQGRALFEQALTQGIETLEDPPREFVELFDHVDQLPAQFDLVAAERGRMLAMSSTWAATTIIRGWAFYETAMTGDISAATGATGRFADDGPRRFIETARVFAEFTLPDIFDRQSDAFQDVVRVRLMHALASRGLRRKWGDDVYLKFGEPIPTTSLLGFGSGMLLGRLVDHAFGRKLTPQQLEDLAEYSSFSGRLWGAPEPLHSPTGIELIKSLNYVLARGGNPSPWRAELVDAIAGPAHVTTLTEALPGLAKKVAARYANQITASIALTPAGVVFGYKQIEAMVADTLFESLGYNFERRVRIFTNLTKLNVGIAMVTDRLPWSNPIRERRKKSGAAARERIAMLSKIARGKHIPLTFSHHDRSTAGEGFTG, encoded by the coding sequence ATGACGGTGACCGGCCAGCGTCCGCAGTTACTTCTTGAGGATGTTGACTTCAATCGGCGTGACCACCCCGACCGGCCGTTGCGGCCCATCCCGCCGGGTCGTGACCACTTCGCCGACCAGTGGCGTCACATGCGCGAGTTCATCTTCGGCGAGTGGATCGACATCGACAAGGAGCTCGAACCCAGCGACCTCACCCGCATTCGTGACGACTATTTCTGGCAACGCGACGAACTCATGATCGGCGCGGTCGAGGCATTCGAGCGCCTTGGTTATGAGCAGGGCCGCGCACTGTTCGAGCAGGCGTTGACCCAGGGCATCGAGACGCTCGAGGATCCGCCACGCGAATTCGTCGAGCTCTTCGATCATGTGGATCAGCTGCCCGCCCAGTTCGATCTTGTCGCCGCCGAGCGAGGCCGGATGCTGGCGATGTCGAGCACGTGGGCCGCCACAACGATCATCCGCGGATGGGCGTTCTACGAGACCGCGATGACCGGGGATATTTCCGCGGCCACCGGCGCGACAGGCCGCTTCGCCGACGACGGCCCGCGACGCTTCATCGAAACAGCCCGGGTATTCGCCGAATTCACTCTGCCCGACATCTTCGACCGCCAATCGGATGCGTTCCAAGATGTGGTGCGGGTGCGGTTGATGCACGCACTGGCCAGCCGCGGACTGCGGCGGAAGTGGGGTGACGACGTCTATCTCAAGTTCGGCGAACCGATTCCCACGACGTCGCTGCTGGGATTCGGCAGTGGCATGTTGCTCGGACGTCTCGTCGACCATGCCTTCGGGCGCAAGCTGACCCCGCAACAGCTCGAGGATCTCGCCGAATATTCGTCCTTCTCCGGGCGGTTGTGGGGAGCCCCCGAACCGCTCCACTCGCCCACCGGCATCGAGCTGATCAAATCGCTGAATTATGTTCTCGCCAGGGGCGGCAACCCGTCCCCGTGGCGTGCCGAACTCGTCGATGCCATTGCCGGTCCCGCGCACGTGACGACCTTGACCGAGGCGCTTCCCGGCTTGGCCAAGAAGGTGGCCGCCCGCTACGCCAACCAGATCACCGCGAGCATCGCCCTGACGCCGGCAGGCGTCGTGTTCGGGTACAAGCAGATCGAGGCCATGGTGGCGGACACCCTGTTCGAGTCGTTGGGCTACAACTTCGAACGCCGCGTTCGCATCTTTACCAACCTCACGAAGCTCAACGTCGGTATCGCGATGGTGACCGACAGGCTGCCGTGGTCTAACCCCATCCGTGAGCGCAGGAAGAAGAGCGGTGCCGCCGCGCGCGAGCGGATCGCCATGCTGAGCAAGATCGCCCGCGGCAAGCACATCCCGCTGACCTTCAGCCACCACGATCGGTCGACCGCGGGTGAGGGTTTCACCGGATAG
- a CDS encoding coiled-coil domain-containing protein yields the protein MRHTLRRTAVSVATGAAVLAASIVQNVWADPASDALAELNKLSREAVQTREAVSAAQRDVDGRLADQTAAEERHLADLAAVGAANAELEPYQAAVDRLAAITYMSGGTGQFVAVLTATSPQDLIDRLSLHNAIAGMTADQMRALRAARDRAAAAANASEVSAAEARAAAERAASVRADLQAKWSDLQRQILAAEAQYAALTPRQQAMVDIAAAALPAAQSPGDVAGPPLAAMPVDVPEALPIGVANEAGLQANTVIAARAISAQFPQIAEIDGVRPDPKPWHPRGLAIDVMIPNAGTPEGIALGDAILAFVMSNAGRFGLQDAIWRGTYYTPGGPAGSGYGHFDHVHVTTTPRG from the coding sequence GTGCGCCACACACTTCGGCGAACAGCGGTCAGTGTGGCGACCGGGGCCGCCGTGCTAGCTGCGTCGATAGTGCAGAACGTCTGGGCGGACCCAGCGTCTGACGCGCTGGCCGAGCTCAACAAGCTGTCCCGTGAGGCGGTGCAGACGCGCGAGGCCGTCAGCGCTGCTCAGCGCGATGTCGACGGTAGGCTGGCCGACCAGACGGCGGCCGAGGAGCGCCATCTGGCGGACCTGGCCGCCGTCGGTGCTGCGAACGCTGAGCTTGAGCCGTATCAAGCCGCGGTCGATCGGCTCGCGGCGATCACGTACATGAGTGGAGGCACTGGCCAGTTCGTGGCGGTGCTGACCGCAACCTCTCCGCAAGATCTGATCGACCGGCTGTCATTACACAATGCGATCGCCGGTATGACGGCCGATCAGATGAGGGCCCTGCGCGCAGCCAGGGATCGTGCCGCTGCCGCTGCTAACGCGTCAGAGGTATCGGCCGCCGAGGCGCGTGCCGCAGCCGAGCGGGCCGCATCGGTGCGCGCAGATCTACAGGCGAAATGGAGTGACCTGCAGCGTCAGATCCTGGCCGCCGAGGCACAATATGCGGCGCTGACACCACGGCAGCAGGCGATGGTCGATATCGCGGCGGCAGCTCTACCGGCGGCACAATCGCCCGGCGACGTAGCCGGTCCTCCTCTCGCGGCGATGCCCGTCGACGTCCCGGAGGCGTTGCCGATCGGAGTCGCGAATGAGGCGGGGCTACAGGCCAACACCGTCATCGCGGCTCGTGCCATCAGTGCGCAGTTCCCCCAGATCGCCGAGATCGACGGCGTCCGCCCCGATCCGAAGCCGTGGCATCCAAGGGGCCTGGCGATCGATGTGATGATCCCCAATGCCGGGACCCCAGAAGGCATCGCGCTCGGGGATGCGATTCTCGCGTTCGTCATGAGCAACGCGGGCAGATTCGGCTTGCAGGATGCGATCTGGCGCGGCACGTACTACACGCCGGGCGGACCCGCGGGATCGGGCTATGGACACTTCGACCACGTACACGTCACCACGACGCCACGGGGCTGA
- a CDS encoding MarR family winged helix-turn-helix transcriptional regulator, with protein MVASELPAVVAAIHLIWMRTNHLLSEALAEYGLTTATFQALWALDPDAPPPSMKVMAERIYCNAPNLSFITDQLAARGFVERSVDPADRRSRVLVLTEKGRKAREDLVHTATEKTPLGVLGDDELRQLLALLHRAAPTPPD; from the coding sequence ATGGTCGCATCCGAACTCCCGGCGGTGGTCGCGGCAATCCACCTCATCTGGATGCGCACGAATCACCTGCTCAGCGAGGCGCTGGCCGAATACGGTCTCACAACAGCGACCTTTCAGGCGCTCTGGGCGCTGGACCCCGACGCGCCGCCGCCGTCGATGAAGGTGATGGCCGAACGCATCTACTGCAACGCCCCCAATCTGTCGTTCATCACCGATCAGCTTGCCGCGCGGGGTTTCGTCGAGCGGTCCGTCGATCCCGCCGACCGCCGCTCCCGTGTCCTCGTCTTGACCGAGAAGGGTCGGAAAGCGCGGGAAGACCTCGTACACACGGCGACGGAGAAGACTCCGCTGGGGGTGCTCGGCGACGACGAGTTGCGGCAACTGCTGGCCTTGCTGCACCGCGCTGCGCCGACCCCGCCTGACTGA